The following proteins are co-located in the Halictus rubicundus isolate RS-2024b chromosome 1, iyHalRubi1_principal, whole genome shotgun sequence genome:
- the LOC143361774 gene encoding uncharacterized protein LOC143361774: MGEKKLDRDPEYSSLYYQEMNRFIEKGYAKRVYEILNNERVWYLPHFGVRNVNKPGKIRLVFDAAAKSEGLSLNDQLETGPDLLQSLPGVLIRFRQESVAVKADIKDMFLRVKVRQEDRGAQRFLWRGNASDVEPHVYEMTSLIFGAKSSPCSAMYIKDENAKSFANQYPGAAKSIIKNSYMDDFLASRATVQEAACLVRDVEKINVNANFEMHGWVSNEERALSGASNRELSRNGENPFCTHKGERVLGLFWDTRSDTLGFNMGIAKIPKDLLNGKKIPSKREYLRVVMSVFDPLGFLSRLMLMSKILMQEIWRSGIGWDDQIRVEEQKGWLSWVKRLRDAREIRLPRCLSPNGTHYTKADLHVFCDASLKAYAAAAYLRFEVENAPARVAFIMAKTRVAPLKPMSIPRLELQAALLASRLARTVQKELEIEISRRVFWSDSITVIRWIKSEPRTRQVFVANRLGEIGELTESSEWRWVPSKLNPADDATRWSDELLWANQRWFAGPDFLRQEESAWPVEKRLNEEEKQKIDTLEVRKEFAFVTEAVTNFLPQTGKYLGWPGLLAVARRVQRYVDRWRGQPRSEMTHETVNFAERYWFREIQATIFGQELEALRNERKIHKGSRIAKLQPFVDEHGIMRANGRVINVEGFVFNNNPIILDGKHPATRLLVAEYHRRFYHANHDSVINELRQEFYIVGLRSTFRSLISKCSICKRRRGKPRNPIMSALPAGRVAYRQRPFSHCGVDYFGPMLVKIGRRREKRWGVLFTCLTTRAVHLELAHSLSASSAIMALTRLAARRGFPLIIYSDNGTNFRGASKELRDAIATMKTDEFRNHALQKKIQWFFNPPDAPHMGGAWERLIKSVKIALNAILRDQAPSEEVLNTLMLEIEHSINSRPLTHVSVDPQDKEALTPNHFLIGTSSGEIRLGRYDAQTECPRRQWKIAQFFADAFWRRWLREYLPGLIPRSKWCHSEESLKNGDIVLIAERQAPRNSWKIGKIVEVYPGSDEVVRVAKPLRYLSTNIRAGGNKFQINTIIPGTTSNCKIPHRKSVKYLGVHIDYLLRGNEHIAKQFIKATTYFKATLHKQHNTTLYNIADIPRIDTFLIKLTRDYFSKLPHIENSITKDLANPNTATTHRQLTTGYLPPQAFTTCDANGLIQDHNNTPIIYHWRHSQHNNRTSTRGKRESNTNVRMLAYALGAGTKRSLTPPGVPQPSPSQGKRERLDEVVRPDIRSMLPGELSAFIADKSDVARELAEASRNLKGTHLKGIRDASADIKAAVRELERRGVQVGPPADSRAPVSQADAGDAALRLENAALRRELLETRDSLRAIRGELMAMKRLRDAPPLPLVSAAEVGEVTATSATHLDLMAQMRALMEEGLRSLREEMRRELRRVAGQAAVLY; this comes from the exons ATGGGAG AAAAGAAGCTGGACCGGGATCCGGAGTACTCGTCCCTTTATTACCAAGAAATGAATCGTTTCATAGAGAAGGGATACGCAAAGAGGGTTTACGAAATCCTAAATAACGAACGCGTCTGGTACCTGCCACACTTCGGAGTGCGGAATGTAAACAAGCCGGGCAAAATTAGGCTCGTGTTCGATGCTGCGGCTAAATCGGAGGGATTAAGTTTAAACGATCAGCTTGAAACGGGACCTGATCTATTGCAATCGTTACCTGGCGTGTTGATCCGTTTTAGACAGGAATCAGTCGCTGTAAAGGCAGACATAAAGGATATGTTCCTGCGCGTTAAAGTTCGCCAAGAAGACCGCGGAGCGCAAAGGTTTTTGTGGCGAGGGAATGCAAGCGATGTAGAACCCCACGTGTATGAGATGACCTCTCTGATTTTCGGCGCCAAGTCATCGCCGTGTAGCGCTATGTATATAAAAGATGAGAACGCAAAGAGCTTCGCTAATCAATATCCGGGCGCGGCGAagagtataataaaaaatagctACATGGACGACTTCTTGGCAAGCCGGGCGACGGTGCAAGAGGCTGCTTGTCTTGTTCGCGACGTGGAGAAAATTAACGTGAATGCAAATTTCGAGATGCACGGATGGGTATCTAACGAAGAACGCGCGTTGAGCGGGGCAAGTAATCGGGAGTTATCCAGGAACGGCGAGAATCCGTTTTGCACTCATAAAGGAGAACGGGTATTGGGCCTTTTTTGGGACACGCGATCCGACACGCTAGGTTTCAATATGGGAATCGCTAAAATACCGAAAGATCTGTTAAACGGCAAAAAGATACCGTCAAAACGCGAGTACCTGCGAGTTGTGATGTCCGTGTTTGATCCGCTTGGATTCCTCTCTCGGTTAATGCTTATGTCGAAAATATTAATGCAAGAAATATGGCGCAGCGGCATTGGTTGGGACGACCAAATTCGTGTAGAGGAACAAAAGGGTTGGCTTTCTTGGGTGAAACGTCTACGAGACGCGAGAGAAATACGCTTACCACGGTGTCTATCCCCAAACGGAACGCATTACACGAAGGCGGACTTACACGTGTTTTGTGATGCAAGCTTGAAGGCCTATGCGGCAGCCGCGTACTTGCGTTTCGAAGTCGAGAACGCGCCAGCGCGTGTTGCATTTATTATGGCAAAGACGAGGGTAGCGCCGTTGAAACCAATGTCGATTCCCCGATTGGAATTGCAAGCCGCCTTGCTAGCGTCGCGTTTGGCAAGAACGGTACAAAAAGAGCTTGAAATTGAGATCAGTCGGCGTGTATTTTGGAGCGATTCTATTACAGTAATTCGATGGATAAAATCGGAACCGCGCACGCGTCAAGTTTTCGTGGCAAATCGCTTGGGCGAAATCGGCGAACTTACCGAAAGTTCGGAATGGCGGTGGGTGCCTTCGAAATTAAATCCGGCGGATGACGCGACACGGTGGTCGGACGAACTTCTATGGGCAAATCAACGATGGTTTGCCGGCCCGGACTTCCTGCGCCAGGAAGAAAGCGCGTGGCCTGTGGAGAAACGCCTAAACGAGGAAGAAAAACAGAAGATCGATACGCTGGAAGTACGGAAAGAATTCGCCTTCGTGACGGAAGCGGTGACAAATTTCCTACCGCAGACGGGCAAATATTTAGGATGGCCGGGACTACTCGCGGTGGCCAGACGCGTTCAGAGATACGTCGATCGTTGGCGAGGACAACCGCGTTCGGAGATGACCCACGAGACCGTGAATTTTGCGGAACGATATTGGTTTCGCGAGATACAGGCAACTATTTTTGGGCAGGAGCTAGAAGCGTTACGAAACGAGAGAAAAATACACAAGGGCAGCAGGATTGCAAAGCTACAACCCTTCGTTGACGAGCATGGTATTATGCGAGCCAATGGACGTGTAATCAATGTAGAGGGCTTCGTGTTTAATAATAACCCCATTATACTCGACGGAAAACATCCAGCGACACGGTTGCTCGTGGCGGAATATCATCGCCGTTTTTACCATGCCAACCACGACTCAGTCATCAATGAGCTACGCCAGGAGTTTTATATCGTAGGGCTCAGAAGCACATTTCGGTCGCTGATAAGCAAATGCTCAATATGTAAGAGGCGTCGCGGGAAACCGCGAAATCCGATAATGTCTGCCTTACCAGCGGGTCGTGTGGCATATAGACAAAGACCGTTCAGTCATTGCGGGGTCGATTATTTTGGCCCAATGCTGGTCAAGATTGGTAGACGTCGCGAAAAGCGATGGGGAGTACTTTTCACGTGTCTGACAACTAGAGCAGTGCATCTGGAATTGGCGCATAGTTTAAGCGCTAGCTCGGCCATTATGGCCCTTACACGATTAGCAGCACGCAGAGGCTTTCCTTTGATCATTTACAGTGACAACGGCACAAACTTCAGAGGTGCAAGTAAAGAACTTCGCGACGCGATCGCCACGATGAAAACCGATGAGTTCCGAAATCATGCGTTACAGAAGAAGATACAATGGTTTTTTAATCCGCCAGATGCACCTCACATGGGCGGAGCCTGGGAAAGGCTCATTAAGTCTGTTAAAATCGCTCTTAACGCAATTCTACGCGATCAAGCGCCCAGTGAGGAAGTTCTTAATACCTTGATGCTAGAGATAGAACATTCAATAAACTCTCGGCCGTTAACTCATGTATCCGTCGACCCTCAAGACAAGGAGGCGTTGACCCCAAATCATTTCTTGATAGGAACATCGTCGGGTGAAATTAGGTTGGGCAGGTATGATGCCCAAACCGAATGTCCCAGAAGGCAGTGGAAAATTGCCCAATTCTTCGCTGATGCGTTCTGGCGACGTTGGCTGCGGGAGTATTTGCCCGGTCTGATTCCACGCTCAAAATGGTGCCACTCGGAAGAATCGTTAAAAAATGGCGACATAGTCCTCATTGCAGAGCGCCAAGCACCCCGAAATTCATGGAAAATAGGGAAGATAGTGGAAGTATATCCCGGCTCGGATGAGGTGGTTAGAGTAGCCAAA CCCCTCCGCTACCTATCCACCAACATCAGAGCTGGCGGCAACAAATTCCAAATTAACACAATTATACCCGGAACAACCTCCAATTGTAAAATACCTCATAGAAAATCAGTCAAATACTTAGGAGTTCACATAGACTACCTGCTCAGAGGCAACGAACATATAGCAAAACAATTCATAAAAGCAACCACATACTTTAAAGCAACACTACACAAACAACACAACACAACACTGTACAACATAGCCGACATACCACGAATAGACACATTCCTAATAAAACTTACCAGAGATTACTTCAGCAAGCTACCACACATAGAAAACAGTATCACAAAAGACCTAGCAAACCCCAACACAGCAACCACACACCGACAACTAACTACCGGATATCTACCCCCTCAAGCATTTACCACCTGCGACGCAAATGGACTCATACAAGATCACAATAACACCCCCATAATCTACCATTGGCGCC ACTCCCAACACAATAATCGCACCTCGACCAGAGGAAAAAGGGAATCCAACACAAACGTAAGAATGTTGGCCTATGCCCT cgggGCGGGCACGAAGAGGTCGCTGACCCCTCCGGGCGTGCCACAGCCGTCTCCGTCGCAGGGAAAGCGGGAGCGGCTGGACGAGGTGGTCAGACCGGACATTAGGTCCATGCTCCCCGGGGAACTGTCCGCCTTTATTGCGGACAAGTCGGACGTTGCCCGGGAGCTGGCGGAGGCGAGCCGGAATCTGAAGGGCACCCACCTCAAGGGGATCCGCGACGCCTCCGCCGATATTAAGGCGGCAGTGCGGGAGTTGGAGCGGAGGGGtgtccaggttggaccccctgccgactcccgcgctCCTGTCTCCCAGGCGGACGCTGGGGATGCCGCACTGCGGCTGGAGAATGCGGCTCTGAGGAGGGAGCTgctggagacccgcgactcgcttcgggccatcaggggagaattGATGgcgatgaagcggttgcgggacgctccccctCTGCCGCTGGTCTCCGCCGCCGAGGTCGGCGAGGTCACCGCGACCTCGGCCACGCACCTGGACCTtatggcccagatgcgggccctAATGGAAGAGGGCCTCAGGTCCCTCCGCGAggagatgcggagggagctgcgccgggtggCCGGGCAAG